The genomic interval GGGTTCCTCTAAGCGAGTGTCTTTGATTCTGTATAGCTCAATCTCATCTTTCTCGCGATTGAGAATGCCTGTAATTCTTTTAAGCCCCTGGTTGGTTAACTCATAATATGTATCTTCCCATGGCATTGAAAGATGGCCTGCCCTAAGTAAGCGTAGAAGCTGGCTAGCCCCTCGCTAGTGATAGCAGACAGCTCAAACACCAGAGCCTGAGGCGCGATTAGATGCAGGTGGTGAAGGACCTCATCGCGATTGAAACTGACAATTTTAGCCAAGTCGATTTTGCTAATGATGACTGCGTGAGCAGACTCAAAGAGGGTGGGATACTTCAGTGGCTTATCGTCCCCTTCAGTGACAGAAAGCAACACAAAGCGATACGAGTTCTAGGTTTTGCCTCCGGCAAATGTCGGGACTGATGATTTCATAGTTGGCTCTGACTTCACACCCGTAGGCCACAAATAGGTAATGAAAAACTGTTCAATGGTTCTCAGTGCGTGATCAACACCTCGTTGCGCTGTTTTCGAGAGCGATTTACTTGGCTCATGATGTTCAGTTGGGATTTGCAGCAACCAGGCTTGGGGATGCCGACCACAGAGCACCTGGGTCAAGGCAACTAATGCTGAGGGCTCGCAGGTGTGGTTTAGCAGCGGTTCTGCACAGTGGGCTAAGGTCTTTTTATCGGTGACAACTGGGTCAAGTTGAATCGTGGGAGCACAACTTGTGCCACAGGCTTCGACAAAGATCACATAGTCAGCTCTGATCATCTCAGCCGACAGTTCTGTCATCAGTTGGTGTACAGCTAGCGATTTGACCGACGATAGGTGCCAATTGGCAACAGTCATTGCGACTTTAAGACCAACGGCATCATCGCCTTGCAAGTCGTTACCATAGCCAATGATAAGAAAGGGATAGCGGGTAGGTGCCTGAGCATCAGGAATGGTAAGAATCACGGGTTAACCTCCTCTGAGATCAGGAGCTTAACCCTAAAGATAGGCCGTGGAGTTGAGGATCTTATGAAGCTTCACCAGTACATTTGAAATATAGCGGTGTGTAATGGCTAGCGTATGATGCAGTAACTTGCGGGCAACGCCTTGACCTTGCCATTCGTGAGTCACAAATAGTAAAGAGATATGATCGCAATCCCTCACTTCAGCTGCCCCTATCAACTCAACTCTAACTTCAGCCACCAACACAAAGTGGTTGTTTGAGTCCTTTTGGCCAACAGGTCAGGGTTAGCATATCGCTCA from Leptolyngbya sp. SIO1E4 carries:
- a CDS encoding PH domain-containing protein, producing the protein MPWEDTYYELTNQGLKRITGILNREKDEIELYRIKDTRLEEPFLLRMLGLGNVKVVSSNRFMKHLLLKAIENAEGVQENS
- a CDS encoding hydrogenase maturation protease, giving the protein MILTIPDAQAPTRYPFLIIGYGNDLQGDDAVGLKVAMTVANWHLSSVKSLAVHQLMTELSAEMIRADYVIFVEACGTSCAPTIQLDPVVTDKKTLAHCAEPLLNHTCEPSALVALTQVLCGRHPQAWLLQIPTEHHEPSKSLSKTAQRGVDHALRTIEQFFITYLWPTGVKSEPTMKSSVPTFAGGKT
- a CDS encoding GNAT family N-acetyltransferase, yielding MLVAEVRVELIGAAEVRDCDHISLLFVTHEWQGQGVARKLLHHTLAITHRYISNVLVKLHKILNSTAYL